In Pseudonocardia sp. DSM 110487, the sequence GTTCCGGCGCACCGCGAAGCGTCCTGCCCCATGAACCGGAATTCGTCCCTCGCCCGCGGGAGCCACCCCGCCGCGCGGTGACCCGCCCCGGCGCGCCACGGGCGCGCACCCGCTCCGACCTGCGCCAGCAGCGCAGACCTCGCAGCCATCACTGCTGGGACCACATCCTGCTCGCCCCGCTCTGGCCGAAGCACGACGCGAATCTCGGCACGCTGTTGCGCACCTGCGACGCGGTCGGCGCCTGTCTCGTCGTGACCCGGCAGGCGTGGGTACGGCGCGCGCTCGAGAAGGGCAACACCCTGCGGCGGAGCAGCTGCGTGCACCGCGTCGCCGACCCGCTGCACTGGCTCGAGGCCCAGCGCAACGCCGGCAGCAGGCTGCTCGCGGTGGAGCTCGCCGACGAGGCGATCCGCGTCGGTGACCTCCCCGCGGCCCGGCAGCGGACCGTGGTGATGCTCGGTCACGAGAGCGACGGGGTCCCACCGGAGGCGCTCGCGCTGGCTGACGACGTCGTCGAGATCCCGATGATCGGCACCGGGCTCAGCCTGAACGTCGCGGTCGCCGGCTCGCTGGTGGCGTACAAGCTGGCCGGGATGCTGTAGCGGTCGGTGCAACAGCGGTCGGTGCAACAGCGGTCAGTGCAACAGCTCGAAGACCGACGGGTCGACGAACGCGTACACGTGCTCGATTCCTTCGGTGCTGACGTCGAGTACCTGCAGGAACGCAGGTCGAAGGGAACCGTCCGGTTCCAAGGTGTAGGTGGCGAACGCGGGCTGGGCGTTCATCTCGACCGGCACCAGACTCGCTTGGCCCGGCCGCACCGGGCAACGGTCGGCGAGGTGGCGGCCGATGTGCTCGGCTCCCCGGTACCACGCGGCCAGCGGCGGCATCTCCCAGACCGCGTCCTCGGTGAACAGCGCAACGATCGCGGGGACGTCCTTCGCCTCCCACGCGGTGACGTACCGGTCCAGGAGCCGGCGCCGCTCCGGCTCGGTGGGCTCCGAGACCGGCTGTGCACGGATCGCCTGCTCGCGGGCGCGACGCACCCCGCTGTTGACCGCGGTGGTGGTCGTGTCGAGGATCTCCGCCGTCTCCGCGGCGGTGAAGCGCAGGACGTCGCGCAGCAGCAGGAGTGCCCGCTGACGAGGGGGAAGTGTCTGGAGCATCGCGACGAACGCGAGGCGCAGGCTCTCCCGTTCTATCGCCGCTTCCTCAGGGCTGACCCCGCCGATCCGATACGTCGGGAGCGGCTCGAGCCACGGGACGTCGGTACGCTCGGTCGGCTCGTCGCTCGGGACGGACGGCGGCCAGAGCTGCATCGGAAGCGCCCGTCGCCGCGCCGCGTCCACGGCATTGAGGCAGGCGTTCGTCGCGATCCGGTAGAGCCACGTCCGCATCGAGGACCGGCGTTCGAACGAGCCGAGCGCTTGCCACGCGCGCAGGTACGTCTCCTGCACGAGGTCCTCGGCGTCGTGCGCCGAGCCGAGCATGCGGTAGCAGTGCGCGAACAGCTCGTGCCGCAGCGCTTCGGTCTGCGCCACGAACTCCGCGTCCGGCGACTTTCGGGGCCCGGGGCTGTCAGTACGGACGACACCCACCACCCTTCGGAGGATAGCCAGATGGATCGCAAGCTGTTCCTGCAGATCAACATGACCGTCGACGGCTATGTCGAGGACTCGAACGGCGACATCGACTGGCACTTCGCCGACGACGAGTTCGACGCGTTCATCCTCGACACGTTGCGCTCGATCGACGGCATGGTGTTCGGCCGGGTCGCGTTCGAGAAGCTCGCGACGTACTGGCCGACCGCCGAGCAGGCGGCGCAGAGCGCTGCCCAGCGCGAGACGGCGGTGCTGATGAACGAGCTGCCGAAGTACGTCGTCTCGCAGACGCTCACCGGCAGCACGTGGCGCAACAGCCACATCGTCGCCGGTGGCGTGTCGGCGGCGATCCAGCAACTGAAGGCCCGGCCCGGCAAGGACTTCGCGCTGTTCGCCGGTGCCGCCGCCGCTCGCTCGTTCGTCCGGCTCGGGCTCGTCGACGAGCTGCGGCTGATCGTCAACCCGCTCCTGCAGGGTGGTGGGACTCGCCTGTTCGATGGGGAGGACGAGCCGCGGCGGCTCACGCTGACGAGCGCACGACCATTCACCAGCGGCGCCGTCGTGCTGACGTACGCACCGGCCTAGTGGGGCCGCCCGTCCGTCCGGAATATCGGACGGACGGGCGGAGGCCTTCCGGCAGACTGCCGGACGTGCTCCTGACCCTCACCACGACGGCTGAACCTGCAACCGATCTCGGCTACCTGCTGCACAAGCACCCCGACCGGGCGCAGACGTTCCCCGTCGCGGCCGGGTCGGCGCACGTGTTCTACCCGCGGGCCGAGCCGGAGGTGTGCACGGCGGCGCTGCTGCTGGAGGTCGACCCGGTCGCACTGGTCCGCGGCAGGTCGGACGCCTTCGC encodes:
- a CDS encoding dihydrofolate reductase family protein translates to MDRKLFLQINMTVDGYVEDSNGDIDWHFADDEFDAFILDTLRSIDGMVFGRVAFEKLATYWPTAEQAAQSAAQRETAVLMNELPKYVVSQTLTGSTWRNSHIVAGGVSAAIQQLKARPGKDFALFAGAAAARSFVRLGLVDELRLIVNPLLQGGGTRLFDGEDEPRRLTLTSARPFTSGAVVLTYAPA
- a CDS encoding TrmH family RNA methyltransferase; amino-acid sequence: MTRPGAPRARTRSDLRQQRRPRSHHCWDHILLAPLWPKHDANLGTLLRTCDAVGACLVVTRQAWVRRALEKGNTLRRSSCVHRVADPLHWLEAQRNAGSRLLAVELADEAIRVGDLPAARQRTVVMLGHESDGVPPEALALADDVVEIPMIGTGLSLNVAVAGSLVAYKLAGML
- a CDS encoding sigma-70 family RNA polymerase sigma factor, whose amino-acid sequence is MVGVVRTDSPGPRKSPDAEFVAQTEALRHELFAHCYRMLGSAHDAEDLVQETYLRAWQALGSFERRSSMRTWLYRIATNACLNAVDAARRRALPMQLWPPSVPSDEPTERTDVPWLEPLPTYRIGGVSPEEAAIERESLRLAFVAMLQTLPPRQRALLLLRDVLRFTAAETAEILDTTTTAVNSGVRRAREQAIRAQPVSEPTEPERRRLLDRYVTAWEAKDVPAIVALFTEDAVWEMPPLAAWYRGAEHIGRHLADRCPVRPGQASLVPVEMNAQPAFATYTLEPDGSLRPAFLQVLDVSTEGIEHVYAFVDPSVFELLH